ATGTTCAACCAGATCCGGTTTTGATCCTGCCACGGTCACCCCGGACAAGGCAAACAAACCGATCACAAACAAAAAACCCATCAATATCCAGCAGGCAGCGGAAGTATCATACCAGGGAATGTATTGTTTTCTGAAAAACGGGAAACGATCTGAACGCATTGCGTTGGCGCCATTCTTTTATTTCAGGATTGTCAATACCATATATTGTATTTTTTCTATTGACACACAACAATATATTGGATAATTTGATTTATGTCGATCACACATATCCAGTCCGGATACCCTGTGTCAACACAAAGAAACAATATGTCAATTTGAATCTGATTTCAAGAGGTAGGCCATGTTTGAACAAATAAAGAAACGCGATGGGCGGATCAGCGCATTTGACTCGTCAAAAATCACCAGTGCCATTGAAAAAGCCGGTCTGGCAACGGGTGAATTCAACGGCAGAGAAGCCAAAAGACTGACCCTCAGGGTCTTGACCCTGGCCCGGGACCTGCAACTGGGGCCGGTGCCGGAAGTGGAAGAGATCCAGGACATCGTGGAACGGGTCCTGCTGGATTCCCCGTTCTACAAGACGGCCAAGGCTTACATCATCTACCGGGAGCAGCACAACCAGATCCGGAAGATCGCCATCCGGGAAAACGTGGACCTCATGGAATCCTATATCTCCCAGATGGACTGGAAGGTCAAGGAAAACAGCAATATGAGCTATTCCCTTCAGGGCCTGAACAATTACATCTCTTCAGATATCACCGCGGAATACTGGCTCAACAAAATCTATCCCCCGCCGGTGCGGGAGGCCCATTACAGCGGAGACATACATATTCATGATTTGAGCCTGCTGTCTGTGTACTGTGTGGGCTGGGATCTTCAGGATCTGCTTCTGGAAGGATTCAAAGGTGTGGCCGGAAAAGTCCAGTCCTCACCCCCCAAGCATTTCAGAAGCGCTTTGGGCCAGATCGTGAATTTTTTCTACACCCTTCAGGGGGAAGCGGCCGGGGCCCAGGCCATGTCCAATTTCGACACCCTGCTGGCGCCGTTTGTCAGAGAGGATCAACTCACCCCCAAAGAGGTGAAGCAGGCCCTTCAGGAGTTTGTCTTTAACATCAATATCCCCACAAGGGTGGGATTCCAGACCCCGTTCACCAATATCACCATGGATCTGAACGTACCGGCCACCCTGGCGGATTCACCGGTCATCATCGGCGGCAAATACCGGGAAGACACCTATGCCGGGTATCAAAAAGAGATGGATATGATCAATGCCGCCTTTGCCGCAGTCATGATGGAAGGGGATGCCAAGGGCCGGGTTTTTACATTCCCCATCCCCACCTATAACATCACCCGGGACTTTGACTGGAACAATCCCAACCTGGAAAATATCTGGAAAATGACCGGTAAGTACGGGATTCCTTATTTTTCCAACTTTGTCAACTCCGACATGTCTCCGGAAGATGCCCGGTCCATGTGCTGCCGCCTGCGCCTGGACAACCGGGAGCTGCGCAAACGGGGCGGTGGCCTGTTCGGTGCCAACCCATTGACCGGGTCCATCGGCGTGGTCACCCTGAACCTGCCCAGAATCGGATATCTGGCTGAAAATGAAACCGATTTTTTCCAGCGCCTGGATCATTTGACCCGGGTGGCTGCCGAATCTTTGAGCATCAAGCGCAAGATTCTGGAAAAATTCACCGAGGGCGAGCTGTATCCCTATTCCAAGTTCTACTTGAGAAAAATCAAGGAAAACACCGGAGTCTACTGGCGCAACCATTTTTCCACCATCGGTATTCTGGGCATGAACGAGGCCTGCATCAACTTCTTAAACCAGGGGATTGCCACGCCGGAAGGACAGGCATTTGCCGTAAAAGTCATGGATCATTTACGCAAAAACATTGAAACGCTTCAGGCGGAAACCGATGAAATTTTCAACCTGGAAGCCACCCCGGCCGAAGGCACCACCTACCGGTTTGCCAATCTGGACAAAAAAAGATTCTCAGATATCATCTGTGCCAATGAATCAGAATATCAGCAGGGCAGTGATCCGTTCTATACCAACTCCACCCATCTGCCGGTCAATTACACGGATGACCTGTTCGAAGCCCTGGAACTCCAGGATCCGCTGCAGACCCGATACACCGGCGGCACGGTCCAGCATCTGTTTCTAGGCGAAGAGGTCCAAGACATCCAGGTGGTCAAACAACTGGTGAGCAAGGTATCCAATACATTCAAACTGCCCTATTTCACGCTGACGCCCACGTTTTCCATCTGTCCGTCTCACGGCTACATTGCCGGAGAACATGCCACCTGTGATACCTGTCACGCAGAAACGGAAATCTACTCCCGGGTGGTGGGGTATCTGCGGCCGGTGTCCCAGTGGAACAATGGCAAGCAGACGGAATTTGCCATGCGTAAAACATTTAATGTGGCTTCGTAACCATGCATATCGGCGGTTTCCAGAAAAATTCTCTGATCGACTTTCCAGGAACCATTTCCTGTGTGGTGTTTACCATGGGATGCAATTTTATCTGCCCCTATTGTCATAATCCTGAACTGGCGGCCGGCCCGGCAAACGGCACCGGCCGCCTGGACACCACGGATATTTTTTCATTTCTGACGGCCCGAAAAGGACTGGTGGACGGGGTGGTCATCACCGGAGGAGAACCCTGTCTGCAAAAGAATCTGATGGATTTCATCCAGCAGATCAAGCAGATGGGGCTTGCCGTCAAACTGGATACCAACGGATCAAGACCGGCGGTTCTGTCCCGGCTGCTTGACCGCTCTCTGGTGGATTATGTGGCCATGGACATCAAAACCGGGGCGGACAAATATCCTGACATCATGAAACCTTCCGCTGACATGGATTCGGTTTCACAAAGCATGGGTCTTATCATGGATTTTGCCCCTGCCTATGAATTTCGAACCACCTGTGTGCGGCCGTTTATCAATGCCCAAATCATGGAACAGATTGCCGGCCAGATCAAAGGGGCCAAAAAGTATGTGCTTCAGAAATGTGTCCGCCATGTTCCCATGATGGATCCGCAATTTTCACAGAACCCGGATCATTTTTTTTCGGACCGGGAGATTCTGGAACTGAAATCCATTGTTGAAGGCGCGGTTCAGGAAGTACAGGTCCGATAAACAGATTCGAGACATCAATGATACCGGTCAGGTTCTGTCCTTTGGCATTGATTGAATGATCTGTTTCGCCACCTGCTCTGGAAACTGTTTTCTGCAGTGAACAGCCAGATCTGCATATCTTTCATATAAAGGGACCCGTTCCCGGTATAAATCATCAATGGTTTTTCCCGGAGAGATGGCCACCCCCCGGGTGATCACATCTGACAACCGGGTTTTAAGCACATCCAGATCAACGGCCAGATAAACGATGACACAGGTTTCAGCCAGATGGCGCATGGCCTCGGGTTTGTATATCACGCTGCCGCCGGTGGCAATCACATGACGGGTACAGCGGATGTCCAGAAGATGCTGTTTCTCGATTTCCAGAAACTGTTCCAACCCATGGCGGGCAATGATCTGAGCAAGGGTCTGATGCTCTTTGGCCTGGATCAAAATATCCGTATCCATGAAATCAAACCCCATTTTTTTGGCCAGCAGCACCCCCACCGTGCTTTTACCCACAGCCGGCATACCAATCAATGCAATATTTTTTTTATCTTTCATCAATTTAACCTGTCATTTCTGCAATATACCGCTTTTTTATCCCCAAAAATTTAAACAAAAATATATACTATCCTTTCTTTGTCTTTGCAAGCCTAAACAAGCGGACACCGCCGATCCCACAGACCTTGACTTTCCCTGCCATGAGATCTATTTTAGACAAAAATAACCCTTGTTCACAAAGAAGCCGCGCCGATGAAACCGCCCATTATCTCCATAGCCGGAAAATCCAATGCCGGAAAAACCACCTTTGTGGTAAAACTGATCACTGAACTCACCCAAAGAGGCTACCGCATCGGGTCTGTCAAGCACACCCACCACGACATCGACCTGGATCAAAAAGGAAAAGACAGCTGGCGGCATAAACAGGCCGGTGCAAAAACAACCCTGCTGGTCACGGATCAACACATCGCCATGGTCAAAGATGACCCACGGCCTGACATTGAAAAAATGCAGTCGTATCTGTCTGATATGGACCTGATTCTGGCGGAAGGATTCAAACGCCAGCCATTACCCAAAATCGAAATTTTCCGGATGGACGGCCCCCATGATCATCCGTTATTCCTGGATCACCCCGACCTGATCGCATTGGTCACCGACACGACGCTGACGCCATCCGTCCCTGTTTTCGGATTAAATGATATCGGATCCATGGCCACATTTGTCCAGAAACGCTATCTGAATCACCCATGAAAGCGCTGGTGCATACCCTGGGCCGGGTCTGTGTCACGGTCTGGATTTGCTTTTTAATCATCAACCAGACAGAATCGGCATTGGGTGACACAGACATGGAATCTTATCATTGCATGACGTCCCTGGACCAGGGGACCATCAACTGGACAAACGGAACCGTCACTGTCACAGGCAAGGCCGCCCCCATCATCAACCCGGACAATATTCATGAAGCCGATCCCGGGGCTGCCCGGGCCGATGCCAACCGCCGGCTCATCGAAATCCTCAAGCAGATCACCATATACAATGATCTGACCGTCGGGCAGTTTGCAGCCGGAAACGATGACATCATGGCTGGCATTGAAAAAACGGCCCGGGATGCCGTGATCATCCGCCAGTATTACACATCGGCCCTGGATGTGGAATTAACGGTCCGGACCCGGCTGTTAGGGGGCTTTCTACAACTGGTTCTACCGGATGAGATCCGGCAGATTCCGAAAATCAATCCGGACATTCTCTCCGAAACCCCGAAGGAATCCGGAAAGATCCCTTACACCGGGCTGATTTTAGACGTCCGGAAACTGAATTTCGATCCCGTGCTCTACCCGGTCATTGTCAGTGAACAGGGAGGAACCATTTATTCCGCCGTGTTCATCAGCCGTGAATTTGCCGTACAGCATGGTGTCTGTAAATATATGTGTGCCATGGACAATGCGTTGCAGGACCCGCGTGTGGGCAGTCATCCGCTGGTGATCAAAGGGCTCAGAACATCCGGAAAAGAAAATACCGCCATTGTCATCAGCACGGCGGATGCCAAACAGATAGAACAATCCACAGAACGGCATCTGTTTTTAAAACAATGCCGGGTCATTTTTGTGACCGGCAACTGACATTCATACAAAAAAATCCAAGGATTGATTATGACAGATTTTATTCCGAACCGGGACGATGCATTAAAACTGCTGAAAAAATACAATCAGAAACCCAGCCTGATCCGCCATGCCCTTGCCGTGGAAGCAGTGATGGCCCATTTTGCAGAAAAATTCGGAGAAGACCCGGAAAAATGGCGGGTTGTGGGTCTGGTGCACGACCTGGATTATGAGCAGTTTCCGGACGCACACTGCCATAAATGTGTGGAACTGTTCAGATTACACCACTGGCCTGAAGAATATATCCGGGCGGTCATCAGCCATGGATGGGGCATCTGCACGGATGTTGAACCCCGGACCCCCCTGGAGAAAACCCTGTACGCCATTGATGAACTCACCGGGCTTGTGGCCAGTGCGGCCCTGGTCCGGCCGTCCAAAAGCATTCTGGATCTCAAGACCAAATCCGTGAAAAAAAAATTCAAGGACAAGGCGTTTGCCGCCGGGGTTGACCGGGAAGTGGTCAAAAAGGGCGCAGAAATGCTGAACATGGACCTGTCCGATCTGATCACCGAAGTGATTGCCGGCATGCAGCCTGTGGCTTACCAGATTGGACTCCGGGGGAATGTTCCCGACCCGGCTGCCTGACCGATCCCGGGATTTGGCTCATTGGAGGCTATGCTTATGGCCCGTTGGAACTGTGGCTGCACGCAGGTCATTCAAAGATATAGGCGGAGGTTGTTGAGGGTGGGTCTGTTTTTTCCACAGCCGGTGTTTCCATGAAAAAGATGTCATAACCATCCAGCTGCTTCATGACCACCCGGCCGGAAATCCGGACCCAGTCATTGGCTTTCAGGTCCAAGTCCCCGGGTCTTTCCATAAAAACCCCCACCGGCAAGGCATCTGCCACGCAACAGACGATAAAATAACGGAATACGGCCGACAGATGTTCATAATCTTCAATGGTGGGGGAAAACAGGCCTTCCACACGGATGTACCTGCCGTTGTATCGGTGCCAGTTGCGCACCAGATCCCCCATGGAGATCTCAGCAATCTGCTGCTGGGCCGGATCTGCCACGGATTCTTCGGGAGTCGCGCCGGGAAGGATCGAATCAGGGGGAACAGAATGGCTGGGGCCGGTCTTTTGGACCGGTGACACCATCCGCTTGGAAAGGGCGAAACTGCCTAAGGTTTGTTCACCGGCCGCCCCCATGAACACGATGGGCAGCGCCAGGATCAACCCCTTGACTAGATGGCCGGTTTCAGGAAACACCGGCCGGTCCGATGCCAGCAGACTGACAAGGAAAGCCAGGCTCACCCCCAGGCTGATGTAGATCAGAAAACCGAACTTCGGATTCAGAAATAATTGATACCGGTCTTCGTGCAGCAGCCATGCCAATGCCATGATCCAGACCGCCAGAACCACCACTGGCCCGCTGATTCGTTTCAGACCCATTGGAGCAGCTCCAGGACGGCCATGGCCAGAAACACCGACACGCAGACCAGAAAAACCAACAACAGGATCATTTTTCTGGTGAATACCCCCAGGTACATGAGAACCAGCTTGATATCCAACATGGGACCCAGAACCATGAAGGCCATCTGGGCGGAGAAGGAAATACCTATGGGTTGAAACGAGGCGGCAATAAATGCGTCCGCCTCACTGCACAGGTTCAGGACCACCGCCAGACCCATCATGACAAGGATGGCCGCCACGGGGCCCTGGGCAACGGACATAATCGCCTGCCGGGGCACCAGGGTCTGGAGAGCGGCCGCGACAAAAGCCCCGATGATCAGAAACCGGCCGATGTCATAAAAATCCACGGCCCCGTGGACCAGGGCAGCCCTGATTTTTTCGACAAAGGACCCAGTAGCCGTTGATCCATGGTCGTGGGAACACCCGGCATGCCCGCATCCGAAGGCGGCAGCATTGAAAAAGGGCACCAGTGCCTCTTCCTTGGACACAAAGGTATCTATGATCAACCCGATGATCATGGCGATCCAGACCCCGGCAAACACCCTGATAAACGCCACCTCCCAGGCAAAGGAATAGGCTACCAGGGTGGAAGAAAACACCAGGGGATTGACAATGGGTCCGGCCAGCAGAAACGCCACCGCCGATCCCAAAGGCATGCCCTTCTGGATGAATTTTCTGACCACCGGTACGATGGCACATTCACAGACCGGGAAAAGAATACCCAGAAAAGCGGATACCACCACAGCCTGCTGTTTTTCCTTTGGCAGAACCCGTAGCAGCTGCTCCCGGGAAACAAACACCTCCACAAATCCGCCCAGCATGGTTCCCAGCAGCATAAAAGGAAGCGCCTCCAGCACAATGGCACAGAAAATCAAAGAAAAGGTGACAAACGCCTCGGACCGGACATGAAAGGCCGCCATAAGGATGGCGGACACCAGAAAATAAATCTGCACATACGGGCCGATGTTCATGGCCCCGGAACGGACCGGCGGCAAATCCTTTGCAATGGGGAACGGGGTGGTATCCGATTTCACGGGACGATGCTTCAGCGGGCCAGGGCCGTGGCAATGGTATCGGCCATGCGGACCATGTTGTCCAGGTAATCAGGGGCCAACGGATTGATGGACACCACCGCGCCGTCAATCGCTTCCGCGATTTTCCGGGCCGACTGCTGGTCAAACTGGGGCTGGACAAAAATCACCCGGGCTTTTTCCTGCCTGGCCAGCTTGATGATGGCGGACAATTCCTTTCCCTTGGGGGATCGGCCCATGGTTTCCACAGGGATCTGGTTCAGGCTGTAGGCATCGGCAAAATAACCGAACGCCGGATGAAACACAAAAAAATTTCCCCCTGACATGGGTTCCAGGATGATTCTGAGCCGCTCATGGAGCTGGTTGAGATCCTGGGAGAACGCTTCATAATTCTCCTGGAACCTGGCCTCATGGACCGGGGCCAGTTCGATCAGGATTTCGGTCATGGTGGCGGCCTGCTGGTTTACCAGCATCGGGCTCATCCAGATGTGGGGATCCTTGCCGGACGACATGTCCGCATGGTCGTGAATCTCGTCCTCCTCACCTTCATGGTGAGGGTCTGTTTTGCCGTCATGGGCGTGCCCGTGAGTCTTCTGATGGTCCTCTTCATGGATATGGCCTTCCATCTTCCGCAGCGCGATTCCCTTTCGAGTATCCACCACCCGGATACCCGGGGCAATGGACGCGATCTTGTGCATAAAACCGTTTTCAAACGACACCCCGATTCTGAAATACACATCGGCACTGGCCAATGTTTTGACCTGGGCCGGGGTGGGCGAATAAGTGGTCGGGCTTTTGCCAGGGCTCACCAGCACAGACACCTCTGCCAGATCACCGGTGATCCGTTCCACAAAATATTTCTGGGGCAGAATACTGACAAAAATCTGCAACTTTTCTTCGGCAAACAGGCCGGTGTTTGTCAAAAATACCACCAAGACTGCCAATAAAAGAGATTTAACATGCATCTTTAGCCTCCTATATTTTAAGTTGAATCAGCCGCCGGCATCAGCAGGTCAATGCAAATGAGAATGCATTTGCAATTAATAGGATGTTCCTGAATCATTGTCAACACTTTAGTGTAAACCTTGCAAAGAGGTAACAGTTCGGATATATTGCCAACCGAGGTGAATGATATGAAACGTCAAACTGCCCAGAGACGGGCCATTGTGCAGGTTTTTAAACAGCAGGACCGGCTGTTGGCCATTTCGGAAATACTGGATTACGGCAGCCGGATCGTCCCCTCTTTAAACCAGGCAACGGTTTACCGCAACCTCAAGCAGCTCCTTGAAGCCGGGTGGCTCAAGCAAATCAATTATCCGTCCTTGGGTACCCGGTATGAACGGGCGCACAAAATCCATCACCACCATTTTCACTGCAAAGCCTGCAACCGCGTGATGGACCTGCCCGGGTGTGCGTTAAAACAAGAGCAAATCGTGCCGGACGGATTTGTAGTTCAAAGCCATGACGTGTTTTTGTCAGGACTCTGTGACCGGTGTGCAGGCCGCTGACCCGGCCAAATCAGGCAGTGGCCTGTTGATGCCGGTCTTTCCACGCCAGAACGTGCCGGTCAACCCACCAGTTTTCCCGCAATTTCCGCCACATGCCTGCCCTGAAACCGGGCTCCTGCCAGTTCATTTTCAGATGGCATCCGTGCCCCGTCTCCACCGGCGATTGTGGATGCGCCATAGGGGGACCCCCCCGTGATCTCATCAATGCGCATCTGTCCCTGAAATGAATACGGCAGCCCCACCACCACAAACCCGTGGTGCAGCAACGTGGTGTGAAAAGACAGAATGGTGGATTCCTGGCCCCCGTGCTGGGTGGCGGAACTCACAAACACACTGCCCACCTTGCCGATGAGAGACCCATTGGCCCACAGCTGACCGGTCGCATTCAGAAACTGGCGCATCTGCCCGCACATGTTGCCGAACCGGGTGGGAGTGCCGAAAATGACGGCATTTGCTTTTTCCAGCTCTTCCACCGCACACACCGGCACATGGGAAAACGCTTTTTTTGCCTCTATGGCGCCCATTTTTTCCAGAACATCATCCGATAATGTTTCAGGCACCTGCCGGATGTCCACGTCAGCACCCGGTATCTTTTTTGCGCCCTCGACAACCGCCTGGGCCATTTCATACACATGACCATACATGGAATAAAACACAACCAGAATTTTCATAACAAGATTCTCCTCTCAGATGATAAGAATTAACACTAAAAATATGATGCAATAACGGTTTGTCAATAATAAATATCTTTTAGTTAAAGCTAACATTTTTTTGTTGACAGATTATTGTTTGTTATAATATGTTTCTGTGAAATTCATCTCAATCCAACCATGGAGGTAACTATCATGTCAGACACCTTACACCGGTTTTTACCCATATGGGCAATTCCGGATTTTTTAAAATGCCCGGTGGCAGGGGCCATGCTCACTGTGGAAAAACACCGGTCCATCCTGAAAAAATGCGGCTATGATGTCAAGCCCATGAAACCCTATGAATACCACCAGAAAATCATGCTCAAGCTGGGGGGTGAGAATAATGTCTCCCAAAAGGTGAACAACTTCATCCGGACTCAGTCCGCCGGACAGATGGCCAGGGTTGCCGGCATGGCGGAACCCGAAATCCGGACCCTGTGGGCAAAGCACCTTGAAACCGGTGATGTGGGCCCGCTGTTCTACGCCATTGTCTCCCACAAAAAAACCAGCCCGGAACTGCTGGCGGACATCGCCGGCGAGGTCCACATGCAATCACATGCCAACATGACCGAGATTTTCACCATCCGCCGGCAGGTGGCCGGCATGACGGAACGGCTTGACCGGGAAAAGAGAAAACTGAACGATAAAACCCGGGCACTTAAGGAGATGAGCAAAGCGCGTAAAGCGGATGCCGCAACCATCGGGCACCTGGAAGCCCGGAACCGGGAGTTGGCTGCCCAGGTGCAGACGCTGCAACCGGATACTGCCACCCAGGCCAAAAACAATGCTGAAAAAAAACAGTTCGAGAAAACAATCCAGGCCCTGACTGCGGACCTTGCCCTGGAGCAAACCGCGCACCAGGCGCTGATGCAAAAGCACAAAGCCCTTCAGATTGAGCTGTTCAGCCATCAAAGTGAGCTGGAACTGATCAAAAAAGAGTTCCAGTCCCTGATATCTGCTCTCCGGCCCTCCGGCACCCCACCCTGTCCCCATCCGGCCGAAAATGCCACAGGTTCTGCCCTCTCTGGTGCCGCCTGCTCCGAGACCATTTGCGCCAGATCCTCCTGCGACCAGGGCAGCTGTTCCTGCGATCACTGCGCCCGGGTCCACTGCAACAAGGATCACTGCAGCCGGTACCGGCTGTGCGCCAAACGCATTTTCCTGGTGGGCGGCATCACCAAGATGCGGGCCTTTTACAAAAATGTGGTGGAAAACGCCGGGGGCGAGTTTCATTATCATGACGGGTACATGAAAAACGCCAACGCCGGCCTGGAAGCCAAGGTCAAACGATGCGACCTGGTGCTGTGTCCGGTGAACTGTAACAGCCACACCGCTTGCCGGAAAGTCAAGCAATTGTGCAGCCGGCACAACAAACCCCTGAAAATTCTGAGCAGCTCCAGTCTTTCCGCCGTGACCCAGGCCCTGTTCGAACCGGACAGCACCGTGACACTCAATTGATGCCATGTTCAAGCTCAAAACCGAATTCCGGGTTGTCACCATTTCCGTGATTCTCTTCCTGAAACGGTTAGATCTGATGACCATGAGCCTTAACCGGAAACTTTTTTCCGGATCAGGGCATTCTTTTTCCCGTTCGGGGTAGAACCGACATCAGCAAAAGGGCATTGTCCGATTTTTAGATAATTGATCAGAATTTTTTATATTCAAAGCATTGAATTTATCTTCTGATAATGATATTGTTTTTTGTTATAAGTTATAACTAACATTATTATTATAAATAAACATAGTAACTCAGGAGGATATTTATTGTGCGTGGCTTTTTATATATATCCGGTCTTGTGATGCTGTTCATGATGGCGGCCGGGCCGGCAGAGACACCATCGGCCGCCCAGGCAGATGTCCCCTCTGCATCCCGGGTCAGGAAAACCGCGGAAAAAACCGTGGGCATTGACGTTGAAACCCAGCATTTGATGGAAGACTGGGCATCGGAAGAACAGGAAATGCTGGACCGCATCGAAGACCTGTCCGCCCGGCTCAAACAAGCCCGGTGGCAGCAGGAAAAAAATACCCGGTATATCCGGTCATTGGAGGAGAAAATTGCGGGCCTGAATCAGCAGGCCGCTGAAATCGAAAAGATGGAGGCGGCACTTCTACCCGTCTTGGACACCACCCTGGACCGGCTCGATATTCTGGTGTTGTCAGACCTTCCGGCGGCCCTGGACCGGCGCCGGGAAACCATTGCCCGGACCCGGCATGTCCTTGATGACTACGATGCCGACCTGCTGACCAAAACCCGGGCCGTGCTTGACACCCTGAACCGGGAGGTGGATCTGGGGCATACCGTCGGGGTCGAGGAACAGGAGATCGAGACAGACGGCGGATTCCGGCAGGTCAAACTGCTGCGGGTGGGCCGTATCGGCCTGTTTGCCATTACCCTGGACAACCGGACCGGGTTTGCATGGGACCGGGCC
Above is a window of Desulfotignum balticum DSM 7044 DNA encoding:
- a CDS encoding DUF3450 domain-containing protein, whose amino-acid sequence is MRGFLYISGLVMLFMMAAGPAETPSAAQADVPSASRVRKTAEKTVGIDVETQHLMEDWASEEQEMLDRIEDLSARLKQARWQQEKNTRYIRSLEEKIAGLNQQAAEIEKMEAALLPVLDTTLDRLDILVLSDLPAALDRRRETIARTRHVLDDYDADLLTKTRAVLDTLNREVDLGHTVGVEEQEIETDGGFRQVKLLRVGRIGLFAITLDNRTGFAWDRARARFVPLEGSAGDLMEAVEMAEGIRLIGLSRLPLDLPPAQTNETGPEGNSLEGREPTNGGNRAEHN
- a CDS encoding DUF2325 domain-containing protein, encoding MSDTLHRFLPIWAIPDFLKCPVAGAMLTVEKHRSILKKCGYDVKPMKPYEYHQKIMLKLGGENNVSQKVNNFIRTQSAGQMARVAGMAEPEIRTLWAKHLETGDVGPLFYAIVSHKKTSPELLADIAGEVHMQSHANMTEIFTIRRQVAGMTERLDREKRKLNDKTRALKEMSKARKADAATIGHLEARNRELAAQVQTLQPDTATQAKNNAEKKQFEKTIQALTADLALEQTAHQALMQKHKALQIELFSHQSELELIKKEFQSLISALRPSGTPPCPHPAENATGSALSGAACSETICARSSCDQGSCSCDHCARVHCNKDHCSRYRLCAKRIFLVGGITKMRAFYKNVVENAGGEFHYHDGYMKNANAGLEAKVKRCDLVLCPVNCNSHTACRKVKQLCSRHNKPLKILSSSSLSAVTQALFEPDSTVTLN